The nucleotide sequence CTGCCGCTAACGTCTCCTCGGTTAGTAACCTGATCCTTCTCCCATTTATTCACCATTCTCCCGCTACACTGACCCACCCGCACAGCCTACACAACCCCAACCAACCACCCCAGGCTCCAGCACCTGGTCACAGCGTCCCAGTCCGGGGCATCAAGTAAGACCCGGCTCTGTTGCGCCGAGACCCCGGCATCTCTGGGAATTGTAGTCCTGCCTCTGGAGCAGGCCTCCCTGAATCTGGGCTGTGAGGGTCGCTGGATGCACTACAGCTCCCAGGGTGCACTGCGGGCCTGGCTCCTGCAGTAGCGAACGTAACCCGCTTGCAGATCCTGTGTGGAGCAGAGGCTACTATGTTGCTCAGAGGctgctggaggctgggaaggccgCTCATCTGCCTGCGTGGTGGTCTGCAGGCCCCCGCCCAGAGCGGCCGCCGGAGCTTGGTCTCCTGCATCGATCGTAAGTCTCTCCCCCGGTGTGCGGGGAGGGAATGCAGTGGTCTGCGCGCCCGTAGAGCGCTTTGTCACCCCTGGCTTGTCGTGGGCCGTCACCGGGGTCATCACCCCAAGGCCCACCTGCCCTCTCCCAAGTCGGCTTCCCTCGCTGGCGGGTCTCCCCATCCCGTCCACCTGGCTGGCTTCCCTTGGCCGCCCTCACTCTCTGCTGTTTCCATCTGTTGCGCCCCTGGCCCTCGTCTATTATTCTTCCACCCCATCCCCTCCGTGGTCGGGAAGCCAGGCGTCCGAATTTGTGCTCCAGGCCTTCTGCTTAAGCCCTGTCTTTCCTCCTGCCTACTTCACAGGGGCCCTCTAAAGATATATTAAGATAGGAAAATACTTTGTAGTTACAGTTTATTCTTTGCTGCTGATGCTGTTTGTTAATTGTTCAAATCTCCTTAAACGTAGTTGATATTATCGACTTCTTGATACATTTAATAAGTTTACTTGTGAAAACAGTAACTAAGGGTTTTACAATTATCCTCACAACTCTGAGGTAGATTCTGTTACGATCCCTGCTTCCTGATAAGGAGTGGATATAGAGGTGCAGAAACTCAtgactttgtttcattttattttgttttaatcatagGTCATTTAAGGGTCATAAAGGTAGTAAGAATGTAAAAAGCCTGGTGCTGGTTGTGCTAGATGAAGGAATGCTCCTTCCTTATGTGACACAAGATTTGCTCACATAAGTTTTATGATGTAACACGTAAAACCTTTTACTATTGAAATTCCTGCagggaaaataattattattgcaAATGGGAAACTATGAGAATTGACAGACCTGAATGTTTTTAAGTACCAAATAATTTGGATGTGAAGAGCAGACAGTTATAGGGGCCTAGGCTGACCAGGGATAGATACCCAGCCACTTTGTGATTCTGTCAAGTACCTAAGcacattttttcttctgaaaaaaaacaaaaacaaaaacaaaacaaaacaaaaacctttcgaATAAATGACACTTCTTCATTGTAGAATAGGTGATGAATCCCTTAGATTACACCCAGATCTATAATATACACTAGTATAGAatactgttttcttctccatgtcCTAAAACTCCTTCATAAGTTGCTGCCctgttctagcattttttttaaaatttttttttcaacgttttttatttatttttgggacagagagagacagagcatgaacgggggaggggcagagagagagggagacacagaatcggaaacaggctccaggctccgagccatcagcccagagcctgacgcggggctcgaactcccggaccgcgagatcgtgacctggctgaagtcggacgcttaaccgactgcgccacccaggcgccccccctgttCTAGCATTTAGAATTTGGTAAACAAAATTACCCTTGCTGATACCAAGGCAGGTAAGGAGTTGTTCTGGCAACAAATAGATTAAACATTAAATAGGttaatattaaataacaaataagTTAAATATGTTGGAGTACTTCCATCAGCTAGTTGTGTAACTTCAACCAATGAGGTACTTTTTCACCTTTAAAAGAAAGTATCTCTCAATCAGTAAAATTGAAGGAAATTGTCCTTTAATGTATCATTCCACATATTAGAATATCAAATTAATGGGAGtgattaacaaatatttctttgtttcattgcATATTTTAATAAGTGAAAAGTGATTAAGACAATTAtgatttatattgtattttatgtatcatatattacatatatactcATTATGTATACTttcctcattctacagatgaggaaatttacTCAGTATATAGTGCAGCCCCCTCATTTTTCAATGGGATAACTGAAGTTGATTGGGGTTCCTGACTTAGCTTATTGTGTAAGAGAAATGCTGTATTAGGTTGACTGTCCCAGCTTTGTGGTTCTTGCTCTTGGCAATATCCTTCCCTGACCCCTGTCCTGGAACTGAGTATATATAATCTTGCCCACAGCTTCCATGGGACTAAATGAAGAGCAGAAGGAATTTCAGAAAGTGGCCTTTGACTTTGCTGCCCAGGAGATGGCTCCACATATGGCAGAGTGGGACCAGAAGGTGGGAGTTCTCCTTATGGCTAGATGTTCCAAAAATGCCTCATGTGGTGACCAAGATCTCCTTGTAGTCCTAACTTTTCAGTGTTTATTCTCCATGCACAATTCTTACTGCAGATTAGAGTACTGGTAATGGCGTGATTCCTTTCCTAGAAACATCCTCATCATCTTGTAGAgacctgttgttttgttttttttttttttaactaattaattatttaaaatgtttatttattttgagagagtgtgtgcaagtcggggaggggcacagagagagggagagagagaatcccaagcaggctctttccTGTCAGCTAATATGGAGCTCCATCTCCCcatcatgagttcatgacctgagcctaactcaagagttggttgcttaaccagctgagccacccaggtgcctaagaccagttttttttgtttgtttttttgtttttaattatacaaaGATTTGGACACTCTTAAAACCAAGGCAATtctgataataaaaagaaactttaacaCTAGAAAACCAGTACTTCCAGAATGCGTTTTAACTGTTATAGGTAACAAATAGCCTGTTATGTTAAGGGAATACTACACTCTCCCAAATGCAAACATCTTAATCCCCCATTGTGCCATTTAAAGAAAAGTCCATCTGTGAATCACTTATTGATGACCCTGTTTTTTTTGTAGGAGCTATTCCCAGTAGATGTGATGCGGAAGGCTGCTCAGCTAGGCTTTGGGGGGGTCTACGTACGAACAGATGTAGGTGGGTCTGGACTGTCACGGCTCGATACCTCTGTCATCTTTGAAGCCTTGGCTACAGGCTGTACCAGCACCACAGCCTATATAAGCATCCACAAGTGAGTGCCAAAGCTTGGTGAGCACAACAAAGTGCTCATACCGGTTGACTGTGAAATTTTCAGATCAAGAGAGAAAAGTTCATTTTGAACGTTGACTGCCGTTGAGGAACCTAACTGTAAAAGTTCACACTAGGCCTGCTATTGCCTCTTGGACTGGAATCTGTCATGTTGTATGTTGCTTGGAGAATGAGGTCTGTCAGCTTTCTCTCAAATTCTAGATTGAGCTGGAACCAAATAGACTTCTCTAGGACAGTGGTTAGGGCCCTGATCCCCTCTTCCTCAACCCAAAGACAAAGCCTCCAGGAATTTGCAAAAGTACCTATATAACTCTTTGATTTTTAGGGACCTTATTGAACCTAACTAGAAGTAGCATGAACATCCAAGTGAGAAATACCTTGATCCTGATTATCTGTGGGAACTGTGTGTTCCGGGAGTATGTTTTAACCTAGGCCTTTcctttaaatttgaatttcctcAGTGGCAGCTTTTCTCTTCCCACTCTCTCTTCTGCTTCACTCTGCTttgctacctgtgttctcttTCCCCAGACCTTCCCCCTTCAGATGTCTTTTTCTCCATATTAACTCTGTCattgttgtttcttcttctttctttttttttttttttttccccttttggtcTTTTCTTCTTGGTTTACCTGTCAGCATGTGTGTCTGGATGATCGATACTTTTGGAAATGAGGAACAGAGGCACAAATTTTGCCCACCGCTCTGTACCATGGAGAAATTTGCTTCCTACTGCCTCACTGAACCAGGTGGGTTTGCCACACTGCCAGCAAGATGAATCAGGAGATGCTGCTCAGGCAAAGCATATAACCCTTATTTACCATGAAGTTCAGCCATACCTGTGGCCTGATGTCACAAGACTCAGAGGCCTCTAGGCCAGAGTCTATCCAGGCTGTCGACTGGAACTTCCTTGTAGGAGGCTCACTGCAAGCCGGTGTTCTGGGAGACGGAAAATGATCTGATTGCTGTCCGCCATTTTCACCAAATACAGAGAGTTCCTTTGGCTGTCTAAGTTTCAAAGTAGGAAACACTGAGTTGTTTGTTGTAAGGAAAGATTTCCTTGGAAGTGGAGCCGTGCTGAGTGTCCCTTAACTTCACTGACTTTCTCTCCTaccctctctgcttccttttgaTCCCTGCCTTAGGAAGTGGCAGTGATGCTGCGTCCCTTTTGACCTCAGCGAAACGACAAGGAGATCATTACATCCTCAATGGCTCCAAGGTACCAGCATACCCACCTTACAGAATTGTTCCCATCTTCCTGCTGATATCACCTGGATCCTTGCTCTCTGCGAGTTAATATTTCCTGGGATTTTTACATGTTGGGTAGAGAATCTCTGACctatttccctttatttaccttcactttctctctctttttcaagtttatttatttattttgagagagagggggagagagcgcaagtgggggaggggcagaaggagagagactcccaagcacactccacactcagtgcagagcccaacacaaggctccaTGTcaatgaccttgagatcatggcctgagctgaaatcaagagtcaaacacttaaccgactgagccacccagatgccccactttctctttcttctgatctGAGTCCAGATAATTTTCCTCacttttgtttatcctttttatAGTCTCATCAGCTAGATCCCTGATTCCCCAGTCAGCACAGGTTCTTTTTAccccttcttcatttctctgtgccaCCATATACCTCTTAGCAACCTACTGTTGGGAGAATCCCTATGTTTTCCCAGTTGTTAGGCTGCAGGAATGCATGTGTTTCCTGATCCTTGTGCACCCCCTCTCCAACGACCAGGCCTTTATCAGTGGTGGAGGTGAATCAGATGTCTATGTAGTCATGTGCCGAACAGGAGGACCAGGCCCCAAAGGCATCTCATGTATAGTTGTTGAGAAGGGAACCCCTGGCCTCAGCTttggcaagaaggaaaaaaaggtgagTGGCTAATGGACATGAAGCAATTCAAGTTCAAGCAATTCAAGAATCTGTTACCTGCCAGACCTATCTctgttctatttgttttgttttaataggtTCACATACTTGCTAACTTGCATTGGAGGCAGTTGCTCCTATTACAGTTTCAACAGGAGCAGGTGAAATAAAATAGGGCATGTCTACAGAAATACTATACCACTGGCAAAATGGTGGAATTTGTCAGTAAGTTCCATAAGCCACCTGTCATTTTAGTGTGAGGGATTTCTCTATTGTCTGCCTCACCTCCACTTTtgacttgtgttttttttatttcatttttttttaagtttacttatttttgagagagagagagagagagagagagagagagggagaggaagagtgcgagccaggggaggggcagagagagaggtagagagagaatctcaagcaggctccatactgttagcacagaacccagtgcagggctcgaactcacgaaccatgaaatcatgatctgagccaaaatcaagagttggatgcttaactgactgagccactcagccataGCCCCTGACCTGTATTTTTTATCCAACTTCTTATTTTAGTGCACTCTTTTATCCCAGGAAAAAATACTTACAGAAGATCTGTTGGTGACTAGAGTTCTCAGGAATGAAAAGCATATCAgccacttttcttctttaaataaatataaaataaaactcagtggAGATGATTATGGGTATTTCAATAATGTAAGAAGAAGGGTGTTTCCATAGGTGGTTTGGAAAGACATTTCTAGGATTAAGAAATCCCCTAGTCAGGCCATGAATAGTAAAACTATGATTACATAACTGTAGCTGGTGGTAAGATGAGACCATTCAGATTTGTTAGGGCAGGTGACCAGAATTGTCATCTGCCTCCAATATGTACTGTTACAGTTATGACTTTGGGGGAAATTTCAGGTAATGAAATGACCCCTAAATGTACTTCTCCTTTCATAGCTCCTAGGGTTTCCATATTTCCCTTCATGAGCCTTCCTGATATTTTATAAACTGCCAAAGAGTTAGAAGTATTAGTGCCCCTTATCTTTTATAGGATAATAGGTTTTTACTAGATTCCTGCCATGTACAAAGCCTGATGCTGGCTCCTGGGATGGGGAGGATACAAAAGTCACTCCTAGCCTTCTCTGAAATTATAAGACATATGCTGTCTCACATGTATAATGTATGTGAAGTTATACAGCTATAAGATATCTTAATTCTAGGAATGTCTGCTTTGGGCCATATGACATAGATCAACTTACATAGTCTGGCACATAATTTTACAGGATTGAGTTATGCTGATTCAGGTTGTCTGTGCTTATAAAGGTAGTGATGATTGTTTCAATACACAAGGGTAGTATCCATCTCAGTATTCTGTTGACAGACTACCAAAGCTATCAAGTTTAGTGCCTAGAGAAAAGTTGTAAATAAGTTCCAGAAACAAAAAgtatatcttttcttcctttcatttcctattttctctcactttttaagtgtatacattttctttttttgttgtctttttttaattattagttttgctttatatatgtttCAATGTAAGGGAAATCTGGAAGGACATCTATTTATGCATTTGACAGCTGGTGAATgcccactgtgtgccaagcattCTTCTAAACAGTAGGGATGGAGCAGTGAACAAAGACAAGCTCTGCCCCCATGGAATTAACCTTCCAGCAAGCAGAGATAAGCCACAGACAGGTGAATAAGCCACAGGGACAATAGAGAAATCCCTCACACTAAAATTTCTGGAAGTGTTCTGTGCTACAGAGGAGATAAAACACGTTGATAGGATACTGATTGAGGAGAGCTTGGGAGCTTCTACAATAGACCTGAACTCTGAGAGGTCATGACTTTTGAGATGAGATCCCAAGTATATTAGAAGGAACAACCATAGGAAGAATTCTGGGCAGAGACAACAAATAGACAGATGGCCTATTTGGGAAACGGAAAAAATGTTCAGTATGGTCCTAGAGAAGTGAGCAAAGAAAAGAATGGTGTAGGTGTAGGATGAAATTGGACAGCAAGCAGGGCCTTGTAGGCCGAGATGAAGAGTCACCCATTGATCCCCATGGTTGACCTGACTGTTCTGGTGACCCAAGAAGCCAGCCTTTCTCCCTGTTCCATGCCATCTTTCCTGCAAGGATGGCTGTGACTTGGCATATTTAACACATTATATAGCTGAGAGCTTTAAACTACTAGTTTTGCATTGACTTTATGGGAAGGTAATAAGGACTTTATATTGGATTTAATTGTTAAAAGGTTTTGCATAGAAGAATGAGTTTTGTCATGGGAGGGCTGGAAGTGAGGACTCCCAGAAGAGGGAATGAAGATAATATGTAGGACAGAAGTCAAGAGTGACAGAAGGAATGGGCTCTAGTGGTAGTGGTCCAGCAGTTCAGGGCCttcagggaagggaaatgggaTATCTGTTCTCACTGGCTAAAGCTACCCAGGGGCCCAGATAGGATTAGGAAAAGAATTCTCTGCATAGGGGAGGAAGGTAGATGTTTTTATAGTAAGGGGTTAGAAGTGAAGAGGTAGCAGGTATTTGTTTTGAGCTCtttagaaatattattaaaataataatttttgtttcagtcTTGCTTTCAGGTATTTATTTGGGGAGATAAGGTCTCAGGTAACCCCTATACAGGCCAATATTGGGAGGTTTGAGACTTGTAGAGATTATGGGAGCCTAAAAGAGAAGTTCATTGTTGGCTCAAGTGACCTCGAAGGCCTCAGGAGGTTTCATTTAAGCCAGACTTTGATAGAGAGAGCAGAATAAGCAAAATATGGATTGAAAAAAACCTAGTGGCACAGTACACAGACCAGTTTGAGTTGAGACTACCAATAGGTGACCAATAGAAGAAAAGGCTGGTAAAGAAGGACGGGCCCAAATTGTAGAAGACCCTAAATGAAAGGTTGGGGAATAAAGTTTATTTGCCAACAGAGGGAGCTATTGAGTGTTTTTATGTAAAGAAATGGTCAAGTTTTGTTTACAGAGCTATACGAGAAGTGGGAAATTTTACATAgtcttgtgcttttaaaaatctgcctCATTGAGCCTTAGAGTTCTTTGAAACCTTGAAGTACCTTGAAGAAGAGATGAAGAGGATCAAGTAGTGAGGgtctttatctatttatatatgaCACTTCTgaataagattttatttgaagaaagtgGCCCTGCTGGCTTTCCAGTCCAGTTCTCTTACATAAAGGAAAACCGAGGCCCCAAAGAAATCAAGTGATTTGTTCAGAGATAAATACAGCTAGTTAGTTTCATAACATGGACTACATCTTAGGTATTTAGAATTCTCTCTGGGCTCGTGGCTGACATATTCAGCGATGTCCTGGTAAATCAGctctccaggaaaaacaaaaaccaaaacactcaTCTGTAAAGCCACCAACCTGTTATCACTGAATGCCACGTTAGGAAAAGATGTGTGTAATTGGCTCATGTGAGCTGCTGACAGCACATCATTAGATCTCTCTGCAGCCAAACACTCAACCAGGTATTGCCAGCACAGTGAGTGTTATTCCTCTCATCTAAAGATAACAATCTTAGAAGTTAACACTAAGCTTTTAAAAGGAGAAGTGTGACTGTTGTTCTTGATAATCCTTGTTATCCTTATAGAAGGACAAATCAAATAATCCTTATAttgtctatgtttttttttttttaatgtttgtttatttttgagagagggagagagaacacacaagcaggagaggggcagagagagagggaacagaggatccaaagggactctgtgctgacagcagagaacccaacacagggctcaaattcacgaaatgtgagatcatgacctgagccaaagtgggacacttaaccaagtgtgccacccaggcgctccccgcccccaacttttttttttttttaaataaaagaatatacttATAGAGGCACTAAAAATGAGGACAGTTCTGCCCCAATCCTCAAAGAAATTGTGAGAAATGTTTGTGGATAGGTTAGTCTGGTAAAATAGACATTAGAAAGCagataatatgttaaaaaatgtttcactGAAAAAACAATCTATGACAATTGACAAGTGTTTAAGTCTGAACTTTTGTATTGTCTCTGATTTTAAGTTCTCAAGGTCTAAGTCCCAGGATAATGGAACCTGTACTTCACAGGGTTTCATCAACAGAGAACGGTGCCCTAAATGCTGCCCTGTTGGGCAGCCATACAGTCCCTGATTTTTGCCAGGTGGGGTGGAACTCACAGCCAACCCGCGCCGTGATCTTTGAAGACTGTGCAGTCCCCATGGCCAACAGAATTGGGGATGAAGGGCAGGGCTTCATCATTGCCATGAAAGGACTGAATGGAGGGAGGATCAATGTTGGTGAGAACACAACAGGATGGGGCAGGGAGGTAGCGGACTCCAGCAGGCAGCACTGTGCTGGCTCACTTGAAATGTTGGCACTCTTCCTTTCCAGCTTCCTGCTCTCTAGGAGCTGCTCATGCTTCGGTCATCCTCACCCGAGACTACCTCAATGTTCGGAAGCAGTTTGGAGAGCCTCTGGCCAGTAACCAGGTCATTTCCCAGATGCCCCTGCATTTGCTTTCAGCTCTGTATGAGATCTGCTTTGTGGTCCACATCCTCTAGGAGGGTGAGGCTGTGATTTCTCATTGGAATTCTGCCCCCATCTTAGAACTTATGTTCTAATTTTATCAGTAATCTTTTTCAGGAGGTAATATTGAAGTGCAGGGCAAGCGAAGTGGTCTTAGAACTCACAAGGTGATACATTTTCTCTGTAGAAGATACATTTCTCTGCAAAGTCTGAAGGAGACTTTGAAGCTTGGGGTCACTTAGAAAAGGTACCTCATCAGAGAAGGCTTATGGAGGTCCCCAGATCAGGTGCTGGTCTAAGCCTGTCTATCTTGTCTGGTTCTCTTCTCCCCTGTTCCTGCAGTACCTGCAATTCAAACTGGCTGATATGGCAACAAGGCTGGTGGCCTCGCGGCTGATAATCCGCAGTGCAGCAGTAGCTCTGCAGGAGGAGCGGGAAGATGCAGTGACCCTGTGCTCCATGGCCAAGCTCTTCGCTACAGATGAATGCTTTGCTGTGCGTGATGGTGCCCTCTGGCTGTCTTGGGTGGACAGGGACCAGCTTTTGGGTCCAGGGATGTTGAGAGCCATTAGTTAACTCCTCGGATGCTGCAGAGATTGCCTTGGGGCTTATGgatataaatgaacaaataagagGTCTGCTTGGGAGCTGACTTTTTATCTGCCCTGTGCCATTGCACACTCCACTCTGGCACTGTTAATTGATTGTGTTCTAGATGAGACACTTCTTTTGGAAGAAGGTTCAGGGCCTTCCAGTGCCTCTTGTTCAAATTTAGCACTATGCTGTGTTTAAAATGTCAAGGGCTAAGCCATTTCCACATGAGGCTTCATTGCCACTAGATGACACCATGACTTCACATAATCCCAGCCAAAGTGCTTGTGGGCAGCCTCTCCCCTGCAGATAATAAGCAAGAAAGGCAGAGCTTTCTGAGTTGCCCGCCTGGTGGGAACTGGTAAGTTTAGTAGTTGTTGTCCAATCACACAGAATACAGAGCCCCTTTTTGAGCTTGGCTGGTTATCTGTAGGTTGTTCTCCCTCATATTAGTTTATAGGAGGCTGGGGTGGAAGGAGAAGCCACTTGTTCCATAGTCTTCCCAAAATCAGAGATGTGTAGTCCCTATCTCCCTGCAGATCTGCAACCAGGCTTTACAGATGCATGGAGGCTATGGCTACCTGAAGGACTATGCTGTTCAGCAGTATGTGCGAGACTCCAGGGTCCATCAAATCCTAGAAGGTAAAAATTGCCAGAGGTTATTCTCCAGAATGGTTATAGGGTCACCACTTTCCTTGGCCTGTCTGTCCCTATGCTGGCTGGTTCTCAGATCCTGTCTGTCTtttgccttcctccttcctctttttcctgacCCTACTCTGGAAGTGCTTTTTGATGCCATACAAGAGCACTATCCTGGGAGTCAGGAGGCTTTGCTTTGTCACCAGAAGTAAGCTGCCAAATCACTCCATTTCTACTCTTTTTCTTTGCAAACTTTAGAGAACATTCAAACTCAGGTAATACAtgagaaagcattttgaaaactgCAGCAGTAACTGTTCTTTACTCTCATAAAGTACTTGGTCCTCAAGGATCCCCAAACTTCGGTACAGTAATTAACACAGCAAATGTGAGCTAATTTGATCACCAGGAACCTCtataaattcatatctttataATATGACTAATGGATTTTTCAGTAAACTAAATCATATGGGTATCTTCTTGGTAATCACAGAGTGGATTGGTCTGGGAAATGTGTAAGCTGTTGGAGTATGGCTCAGGGCATGGCCTTCTCCACACTCCACACCAGTGACTCCTGTCCCAGTTAGTGTAAACAGCCAGGGGTGCTCACACTGTAGAAGAGCCAGATGGGGCAGAGGCTTGTCTAAGTGACTTTCAGTGGTGCGATGTGGGGCTGCTTCCATGGTGGCAGAGGAGAGGCTTGTGGGCATTGGTCTCTCTGCCATTTTCAAAGCATTCTTCTCAAACCTGAAGAAGTGTCAGCATCACCTAGAGGGCTTGTGAAAACAGATTGCTAGGCTCTGTGCCCAGAAGTTCTCACTCAGTAGGTCTTGGGTAGGCCTAAAAATTTGCATCTCTAACAAGTTTTCAAACGAGACTGTCACTGTGTGTCTGGGAACACCACTCTGAAACTGAACCCACTGCTCTGGTGTGATGACCAAATCACAGTTTGTAAAAGTTAGAGTTCGCTTTCTTCTGCAAACCCCATTCCTGAAGCACATCGATGAGGTCAGTCACTCTTGCTCAAATTCTTCTGATTACTCCTGTGGTTGTTTCCTTACCCAGCTTTTATGAGTGTGTGAGACTTCACCTTTATTCTAACTCTGCCTTTTAACCTTAtaagaagaaatgggaaaggcCAGATACATAGATTTCAGGCCATGCCATCATCCACTTCTAGAAAATTTGGGGCACTGGTCTTGATCACTTTGTTTCATTGTGGACTTCGTTACTGGATAAATCTGAAATTTTGGCTTGGTTTTATTCGAGATGTGTGATTACTCATTCCTCATGGGGGTTCATATTTCTCTTTGCATTAAAACCCACTGTAAAAATGAAGCAAGAAGTTGACCCCTCCTTTcagggaaaatgtttttgtttgtttttttaaaattcagtgttggggtgcctgggtggctcagtcagttaagcaactgactttggctcaggtcatgatctcacggttcgtgggttcaagccctgcgtcaggctctgtgctgacagctcagagcctagagcctgcttcagattctgtgtcgccctctctctctgttcctcccctgctcgttctctgtctctctcaaagataaataaacgttaaaaatttttaaaataaaataaaaaattcagtgtttttgtttgtttgtttgtttgttttaagattttatttttaagtaatctctacaccaaacatggggctcaaactcacaacccagagatcaagagttgcatgttccactgactgagccagccaggcatccctaaaatttatttttctgat is from Neofelis nebulosa isolate mNeoNeb1 chromosome 10, mNeoNeb1.pri, whole genome shotgun sequence and encodes:
- the ACAD8 gene encoding isobutyryl-CoA dehydrogenase, mitochondrial isoform X3, which gives rise to MLLRGCWRLGRPLICLRGGLQAPAQSGRRSLVSCIDPSMGLNEEQKEFQKVAFDFAAQEMAPHMAEWDQKELFPVDVMRKAAQLGFGGVYVRTDVGGSGLSRLDTSVIFEALATGCTSTTAYISIHNMCVWMIDTFGNEEQRHKFCPPLCTMEKFASYCLTEPGSGSDAASLLTSAKRQGDHYILNGSKAFISGGGESDVYVVMCRTGGPGPKGISCIVVEKGTPGLSFGKKEKKVGWNSQPTRAVIFEDCAVPMANRIGDEGQGFIIAMKGLNGGRINVASCSLGAAHASVILTRDYLNVRKQFGEPLASNQYLQFKLADMATRLVASRLIIRSAAVALQEEREDAVTLCSMAKLFATDECFAVAMK
- the ACAD8 gene encoding isobutyryl-CoA dehydrogenase, mitochondrial isoform X2, which codes for MLLRGCWRLGRPLICLRGGLQAPAQSGRRSLVSCIDPSMGLNEEQKEFQKVAFDFAAQEMAPHMAEWDQKELFPVDVMRKAAQLGFGGVYVRTDVGGSGLSRLDTSVIFEALATGCTSTTAYISIHNMCVWMIDTFGNEEQRHKFCPPLCTMEKFASYCLTEPGSGSDAASLLTSAKRQGDHYILNGSKVGWNSQPTRAVIFEDCAVPMANRIGDEGQGFIIAMKGLNGGRINVASCSLGAAHASVILTRDYLNVRKQFGEPLASNQYLQFKLADMATRLVASRLIIRSAAVALQEEREDAVTLCSMAKLFATDECFAICNQALQMHGGYGYLKDYAVQQYVRDSRVHQILEGSNEVMRMLISRSLLQE
- the ACAD8 gene encoding isobutyryl-CoA dehydrogenase, mitochondrial isoform X1, translating into MLLRGCWRLGRPLICLRGGLQAPAQSGRRSLVSCIDPSMGLNEEQKEFQKVAFDFAAQEMAPHMAEWDQKELFPVDVMRKAAQLGFGGVYVRTDVGGSGLSRLDTSVIFEALATGCTSTTAYISIHNMCVWMIDTFGNEEQRHKFCPPLCTMEKFASYCLTEPGSGSDAASLLTSAKRQGDHYILNGSKAFISGGGESDVYVVMCRTGGPGPKGISCIVVEKGTPGLSFGKKEKKVGWNSQPTRAVIFEDCAVPMANRIGDEGQGFIIAMKGLNGGRINVASCSLGAAHASVILTRDYLNVRKQFGEPLASNQYLQFKLADMATRLVASRLIIRSAAVALQEEREDAVTLCSMAKLFATDECFAICNQALQMHGGYGYLKDYAVQQYVRDSRVHQILEGSNEVMRMLISRSLLQE